The Anaerolineae bacterium genome segment GGCGGATAAATCCAATTCGGCCAGTAGTTGTTCCCCCCGGTGGCGGGCGTGATGCCCGGAGAGGCCGTACATCTGGCCGATGAACTGCAACTGCTCCAGACAGGTGAGCCGTTCCCACAGTACAATATCCTGCGGGCAGACGCCCACCCGGGCGCGGATCTCATCGCTGCCGTTGGCCACCGCCTGGCCCCGGATGGTGACTTGCCCGGTGTCGGGCCGGAGCAGGCCGCACATCATATTGATGGAGGTGGTTTTGCCGGCGCCGTTGGGGCCAAGAAAACCGAAGACCTCCCCTTCATAAACTTCCAGAGTTAGGTTTTTTACGGCTGTCAACGAACCATAGTGTTTGGTCAAGTCTTTGGTTTGCAGAACAATATTGGACATCTCTTTTACCTCGGTTATTCTTTTGGTTTGCGCCTGGGAAAACCAAGATAGCGCGGCGTTTGTCGGCAATACTGACGGCATGCCTCAGGATATACTTTGTGTAGATGTTCCTCTTCGGTAATGATCATTAGATGGGAAATTGTCAGGTAAAGAATAACCCAACCGACCGCATACCCAGACGGCCACAGCACCACGCTGCCAACCACGAGCAGGAAGCCCCCCACAATTTGAGGATTCCTGGTAACCCGATATGGACCGGCTTGGATCAATTCATTCACCTCTAGCCCAAACGCTCGACGTAGCCCAAACCAAAGCATTGTAATAAAGGCCAGGGCCAGCCCACTGATGATGCAAACCAATCCAATTATCCTGAGGAACGTACTGACCGGTACGTGATCTGACCAGAACCATATCCATTGGGGAGGATTGTAGATATAGGGGAAGCTCATATACAAGCCCCAGATCAAAAGCTCAAGAAAACTGGAAAACCAGGTTAATCGGCCTGTTTGCCGGTAATCACGCCGGACAAAGATACGGAAGATGGCAAAGGCGGCAACCAATAACAACAGCGCTGAGATCAAGTAAACGGTAAGAACCATCATAAGCCTCCTTTCTGGCGAGCCAACCCAAGTTTTCTGATCAGGTCGCCAACCAGCTTCAAAATAGGGTATTACCCTTTTCGCAATTGTAACCGCTGGTACATTACAATCCCTACTATCAAAATCAGCGCCGACAATACCGTCATCATCACCAGTTCGTAACCAATATCGGCCAGGCCGTCGCCAAAAATAAGCACTTTGCGCATGGCTGCGGCGGTGTGGGTGGCGGGTAAGATATCGTAGGCTTCGATGGTGCGCCCGCCGATGGTGAAGAGCGGCGCTTTGGGCATGGGGAACAACGCGCCGGAAAGAAAGACCAGCGGCACCAGCACCGCCGATCCCAGATTGGCTACCTCACCGTCGTTGCGGGCAAAACAGGCCACCAGCAGGCCCGCGCCCACCGCCGCCAGGCTAAACAGCAAGCCAATGATGATGACCAGCAGGAGCGAACCGTTGTTTTGAAAGCCCAACACGCGGGCCGCGCCAAACGTAAGCAACATCTGGACGACAATAACGGCCATCTGCCCCAGGGTGACGCCGATGAGTAAATCACCGGCCCGGGCGCGGGTCAGGCGCAAACGCGGCAGCGTGCCTTGCACGTTTTCGCGAACCAGCACGGTAGCGGTGGTAATAACGACAAAGGCAATGCCAAAAATAATGATGCCAGCCACGCCAAAATCAAAGTCCGACATGGTGCCGGTGCCGGGCAAAAATTCATAATTTACGGCGAAATGCTCATCCGACCACTGCATGGTCTGTAACGTATATTGGCGCACTAGCCCTTCCATAAAACTGCGGGCAAACATAAAATTGCCGTTGTTGGGGTCGCCTACTAGCGCTACTGCTGCCGGAGAAACCGGGCCTGTCCCGGCCATCCCTTCAACGAGAGCCTGACTGAAATTGGGTGGAATGACCACCAGCATGGCGGCTTTGCGCTCGCGCAGGGTAATCTCGGCGGAATGGGGATCGGCGACCACGGCCACATCAAAGATGGGCTGGTCCTCAAATTCGGCAGCCTGGATAACGTCAAGCAATTCGTTTCCCGCCTGCCAGGTTGATTGATTGGGCAAGGTTGTACCCGCATCATTATTGGCAACCAGCACATCGAGATAGGCAGCCAATCCTCCCTCTGTGTGGCCAAAAGCAAGGTAATAAAAGCCAACCAGAACAACAGGAAAGAACAGCAACAACCCCAGCAACAGTGGTTCTCGCCACAGTTCCAGCAATGATTTTTTGGCAATGCTCAAAATTTTCATGGGCTAATTCCACGCAAAATAAAATCAAGTAGGGCTTCCAGCAGGCGCTCCGGCGACACCTCATCATCGGTAACCTGAAAGTAGGTGTTGAGGTAGGGCATAATCTGGCTGTCGCCCACGGCAATCATCAACGCATTGATCACGCGGGCGGTGGCGGCCAGGTCAACATCCGCCCTGATTTCGCCGCGTTCAACTGCGCGGGCCAGGATGTTGTGCATCATCTGGCGCATGGTGTTGGCAATGGGGCGCACCACGCGCTCGGCCATTACCGGGTCGCCGTGGTAGGCGGCCCGGACAAAAAAGTGCACTAGCCCGGCCTGGGTCTGGCTCCACTCCACCCCACCGGTGAGATAGGCGGCCAGCGACTCGCGCAACGGCATTTGTTCCAGATACGTTCCAAAGTAGTTGAACATGTCGGTCATATAACGCACGCACAGTTCTACGGCAAAATTGAGCAGGCCGTCTCGATTGCCAAAGTAAGCATAGAGCGAACCGACCGCCACCCCGGCCCGTTCGGCCACCTGTTTGATATTGAGCGAGGTCGGCCCTTTCTCTATCGCTTCGTCCAGGATAGCGACCAGAATGGCCTGCTGGCGATCCGGGTCAAGCCGGCGGAAGGTGCGGGTTACCAGGCCCTCTTGCTCAAATTGCAGAATATGGGTGTGAATTTGAGGCCAATCAGAAAGCGTCATATAATATGAACCTTTAGTTCATATTATATGAACTTGTTATTCATCTGTCAATAGGGTTGAGGATCTTTTAAGGATGTGTCTCAAACGAGGGGATTTTAGATAAAGCCTAAACAGGACATTTTTACGCCACAAAACAATGTAATCTGATGGCCTTGGCCATCATGCGGATCCCACTTTTTCGCTGCTGATGACTCCCTGCATGGCGGCCAAAACCTCTTCCGTTGTCCAGCGCCGCTCGCCATCAAGCACAACGGTTTTGGGGTTGTCAAGTAACCATTCATCGTGGAGCCGTTCAAGCTGGGCCAGGTATTCCAGCGAAATGCCGCTCTCTTCCTCACGACCCCTGGCCTGAATGCGCTGCAAGCAAACCTCGGCGGGGGTGCGCAGGTAAATGATGAGATTGGGTTCGACCGAAGCCAGCGACACCATAAAGGCCCACATATCGCAATAAAGTTGGTATTCGGCCAGGGAAAACAGGCCGGTGCGATAGCCGTTTTCCGCAAAAACAAAACGGTCGCAAAAAATGGAGCGTTCCAAAATGATCCGGTGATGATTGTTCAACAACGATACCTCGCGCCACGTTTTGGCCCGGGTGAGCAGGGCGCACATCTGAAAGGTGAAGCCCCACCGCTTGGAGTCGCGATAGAACAGGTCTAACATATTAGAGGCAAACCCTTCTCGCCACATCGCGGTTGGCTCTTCAGAGAAATCAAACGCCCCAGAAACGCTAATGGTGCGGCCCAAGGTGGTTTTGCCGGCGCCAATATTGCCTTCGAGGAAAATCATCAATCTGTTGTTGGTTGTTAGGGGAGAAGTCACGCTATTCCTTTTGCCGCCTTTCTGGGAATGAATGGATTTACGGAGGTACATTAACTTTCTGCCATTATCACTATCGGCCGTTTCAGTTTGATTGTTTCTTTTGCCGCTACGCCGGCGGCGACCACCTACAGAAAGGGGCGTCGCCTTTGAACGTTGTTGTATCTTGGGCCAAGCTTGGCCAGGACAGAGGAGGCTGGTACCGGCTGATCTCGGCAAGAACTTCTTCCTCTACCAGCGGATGGGTGCAGGCCTGGTTGGTATACACCAGCTTGTCGTTGACAGCAATTTCGTAGATGCCGTTGTGTCCGGCAATGAGTTCGGCCTGAAGGCCAAACCTGTGCTGAATTTCAGCCGCCAAACTGGCGGCCATCGGCCAGAAACCTCACTCCTGGCAGTAGGTAATTTGGATGGTGACGGGTTGGGGGGGATGGGTCATCAGCCGGGTCTCCCTGAAAAATGTGAATGGTGAATTGTGAATGATTAATGGTGAAAGCTTACGCTCCGCTATTCACTGAAACGCTATCACACCGGGGCAAATAGTTTTTATGACCGGTGGCGCATTTTTGGCTGTGACAACTGTTTTGTCCAGAACCGATAGCTTTTTCATTGCGGCCCATTGTAGCACACGTATCGTTTACCGACAACCTGTGGATGATTACTCCGCAGGGGTAGAAGGTCGAACGGTATTGCGCGCCCAGTTGTTGGTGATAACGTCCAGGATGTCGTTGGTGGTCAGGTCGGTATGATTGTCCGGGTCTGGCCCGCGCAGGTAGTTCATGTCGTCAATATGCGAGTAGGGGGGCCATAAGGGATTCCAGGCCCAAAAGGCGTGGTTCATGCCGCGCTGCTCAAAGAGGTCCATCGAGTCGCGCATAAAGTCTGCCGCGCCGGGTGCCCAACGCATTACGCCAAATTCATTCACGGCCACTGGCGCGCCGGTCCGGGCCTTAAAGTCATCAATAATCGAGAGATAGCCGTCCAGCCAGGCCCGGTCAAAAACATCCGGCGCTTCGTCCCAGTTCAGGTCAAACGACCCCGGATAGGTGTTGGAGGCCGGTGGTTCCTGGTGGGTATACTGCTCTTGCGGCTCGTACTGGTGCACCATGTACACCGTGCGCGGGTCGTCCACCGGTTCCAGGAAGGGCAGCCAGCGCACACTGCCCCAGCCCATAGGGCTAATCAAAATCGGCGTGTCTGGGTCTACCTGGCGGATAGCCTGCGCAATGCGCGGGTAGAATTGGTTCCAGTCGTAGAGCGTACCCGCATAGGCCGAGTAAAAGTCCTCGCCATTCCAGATGTCCAGCAATCGGCCCGGGCCGTTCGGCTCGCACATCAGGTCGTAGCCGACCACTATCGGGTTGTCGCGATAGTGCTCTGCCGTATGACGCCACATCTTCACCCAGGCGTCTTGGGCGTCTTGTTTCAGCCACACGTCATCGTTAAGCAGGCTGGCGTCGCCCCAATCCGCGGATTCATCCCAGTAAAAGGTAAAGTCGCTGCGGCCGGGGCCGGTGCGGGCGGTGATCACCACAAACAAATCCGCCTGCGCCGCCATTTCCAGCAGATGGTCCAGGTGGGCCTGCACCGCCTCGTCCAGTACATAGGGCGGCTTTTCGGTAAACAGGCCAGGGCCGGAGATATTAACGTAATTTGCGCCCAACGCAGCCAGACGATCAAAGTCTTCCTGAACAAAAGGCGGCCCCACGTGGTCGTTGCCCAGAAACTCGTCGCCGTCCACCCAGGGCACCACCACGCGCTGCCAGATGTTGGCCCCGCGCAGTTGGGTGCCGCCCGCCCACAGAGACCACTTGTCTATCGCTGGACCCGTCGGCAAAGGGACCGGGGTGATAGTTGGCTCGGACGTGGCCGCCGGTTGTAGCGGCATCGTGGGCGTTGCCTCTACCTCTTCTAACCCGCAGCCAACCAGCAGCATGATCAGGCCCGGGGCAAGGATAGTCAAAACGAACATGAGAGACAAAAGTTTCCCAAGATTATTTTGCATGATTTTTCTCCTCTCTGCCATCATTGCTCCTTCTAATAGTATCCGGCTATGAGGTCAATTTCGTCAAGTTTGATAAGTCTCTGCCCTCGTGCCGGTTGTTCTAAGGGAGCCAGAGATTCCTCACCTTCGGGCGGAACATCATCGGCACTACGGATTATAAACCTGAATTCGCTTCTCTGGGATACGCCGGGCCAGGCGGGCCATGTTTTGGTTGACTGCACTAATGATTTGAGCTTTGTCCAACGTCAGAATCTGGCGGTCGCGCATAATGATCTGCCCATTGACGATGACCGTCTGCACATCGCTGGCCCGGGTATGGTAAACCAGACTGGCGGTAACGCTATGCAAGGGCTGGCAGTGCGCCCCGCTCATATCTACCAGAATGATGTCGGCCAGGTAACCGGGGGCTAATTGACCGATTTTATCTGCCAGACCTACCACGGCCGCGCTGCCTCGCGTGGCAATATCCAAGGCCTGGGGAATCGCCATCACCTCCGGGTCACGCGCCTCGTGCTTCTGCAACATGGCCATCAGGCGCAGGCTCTCAAAAATGTCCAGAGTATTGTTGCTGACCGCGCCATCGGTGCCCAGGCCCACGGCAATACCGGCCTCGCGCAAGCCGGCAATCGGGGTCAGGCCCATGCCCAGCTTGAGGTAGGTTTTGGGGCAGTGGGCCACCCCAACGTGGTTGGCGTAGGGCCGGAGAAGGTCTATATCCTCCGGCAGAATACCACAGCCGTGAGCAATGATGGTGGGCAGTTCCAGGATGCCGGTCTCTTTCAGCACCTTGATCGGTGTGATCCCGCGCTTGTCTAGGCTGGCCCGGGTTTGGCCGATTTCTTCCGCGGCGTGGATGTGAATACCCACACCCAGCCGCCGGGCGTGGGCTGCCGCGGCTTTGAGAAAATCATCATCACAGGTGTAGGGGGCATGGGGTGCCATCCAGGTAGTGATCCGGCCGTCGGCCTGACCATGCCAGCGTTCGGCAAAGGCGGCGGTTTCATCAAGAGCTGCATAGCCCCGGTCGGCAAAGACGGCCCAGCCCAGCGCCGCACGAGTACCAGCGTGTTCCACCGCCTGGGCGGCCCGGCCCATAAAAAAATAATGGTCAGCTACCGTGGTCACCCCCCCTTCGATCATTTCCACCAGGCCCAGCAGCATGCCCCAGTAAACATCCTCTTCGGTCAGGTTGCTTTCCAGCGGCCACATAAATTCGTTGAACCAGCGCTCAATGGACACATCCTCGGCCAGCCCGCGAAAAATGACCATCGGCACATGAGCGTGGGTATTGATCAAACCGGGCATGGCCAGCATTTGATTAGCCTCAATCACCTCGTGGGACTGACCGGCGACCTCACTGTCAGTGGAAGACTGGATGGCAACGATTTTACCCTCATCAACAATGATGTCCTGGTTGCGTTGAACCTCGACCCGTCCCTCGTCGGTAATCAACAGGGCATGGCAATTGTGAATCATTAAATCGTACATTGAGTTTGTCTCCCCTACTTGATTGGCAAAAAAGCATTACTAAATCTTGACCTTGGGCCATGGCCCCTGGACGGGCAAACATTCACCCTTGTCTCGCCGCTCATACTCTATTTGCAGCAGCGCTTGAGCCGTTGGATCCGTTGATAGGACTCATCTATGCGGGACGCGCTAATGGCCCCTGCCTGCACCAGGCCTTTGATCACGGCCATAGCGCGAGAGGCCACATCTTCTTCGTACACAGAATTATTGGCAAAGGCCAAGACGTCTACCCCCGCCCCAAGCGCCTGCTCGATGGCCGTTTCAAAGCCGTAATAATTTACGATGGCCCCCATCTGCATATCGTCGGAGATGACCACCCCCTCGTATCCCAATTCCTGGCGCAACAAGCCGGTAATAGCGGCCCGGGAGAGGGTGGCCGGGTATTCGGGGTCAAGGTTGGTGTTGAACACGTGGGCCGTCATCATGGCATCGGCCAGGCTGGCCTTGATGAGTTGAGCGTAAGGCTGTAATTCCACCCGCGACCAGGTTTCGGTCACGTCCACCAGGCCCCGATGTGAATCCTCGCGTGAACTCCCGTGGCCGGGAAAATGTTTGAGCGTGCAGCGCACCCCCTGCGCGTGATGCGCCTGAATGAACTGGCAAGCGTGGACGGTAACAATCGCCGGGTCGGCGGAGAAACAACGCTCGTATTTGGCAATGATGGGATTGGCGGGATTGATACACAAATCCACCACCGGGGCCAGGTTGAGATTGACGCCAACCCCCGCCAGGGTTTGGGCCATGGCCGTGGCCTGCTGGTACGTGGTCGCCAGGTTATTGACCTCCCCCAGATATTGATGCGAGACGGTGGCCGGAAAGCCGTACTGTTCGTTCAAACGGCTGATCAGGCCGCCTTCCTGGTCAACGGCCACCAGCAGGGGCGTAGCTGAGAACGATTGCAAAGAAGCAATCAACGTTTTTACCTGGGCCGGCGATTCGATATTACGCACGGGTTGCCGGGTGGGCACGTCGTAACTAAACAGCACCACCCCGCCCAGGTGGCGCTCCCGAATATCTTGGGCGATAAAGTGCTCGCCGTCTATCGCCAACCCGCGAAAGCCGACCATCAACATCTGGCCGATTTTGAACTCCAGGTCCGGCGTTAACATTTCTTCGGAGGGCAATAAAGGCGTAACGGTTGGGGAGGGGGTAGCCAACGAGAGAGTTGGGAATGGGGTTATTTCTGATGGCGCGGAGGAAGAGGAGAGCGGACCGCATCCGGCCAGCAGAGCCAATGCGGGCAAGCCGGGCCCGACCAACCGGAGAAATTCGCGGCGAGAGAGAGAACGAGCCAAAAACTCCTTGCTGCTGTTTAAGTAGGTCATACTTTGGCCTTCCTGAACAACGACGAACGACGAAGGACCAACGACCAAAATTCTTCCTTCGTCGTTGATCCATCATTGGTGGCTACACATTCAGTAAACCTATGCGTTAAGCCGTAACCTCACGTGTAATATCTCCCCGGTTTCGCTATTGTACCAGGGATGAACACTATTGGTCAAACGCATCCGGGCTGACGAATGCGTCTCAAAATTTTGGCGGTAGGGACAGGACAATATTCTATCCCTACCCTCTGGCCTAAAAATTGGGACAGACCCTGAGCCGGTTCCCAGAATTTGACTTGACAAGTCAACCCAAGTGGACTACACTAGATTCAAATCTTATTTTTGGGAGAGAGGTTGACTCATGACCGGGGAATACCCAACCAATACCGCCCTCAACTTTGGCGAGACCATCCGCCAGCTCCGTCGCGCCCAACGTTTGACCCAACGCGAGCTGGCCGAAAGCGTGCAGGCCTTGGGCCTGAAGGCTGATTTTACCTACATCAGCAAAATTGAAAATGACCGGCTGGAAGTGCTGCCCAGCGAGGCATTAATTCGCGGCCTGGCCCAAGTTTTAGAGACCGATGCCGAGACCCTGTTGGATCTGGCCGGCAAGTTTGATCAAAAAGCGCTGCAAAACGTGGCGGCGGAAATACCGGAAGTGGGTATTTTATTACGACGCCTACAAACCAGGCGCATTAGCCAAAAGCAGCTAAAAAAGTTTTTAGCAGACACAGCTTAACCGCCTATGAGCCAAAAAGAAGGCGAAGCCTTGCAAATCAACCCCCGCGTGCCCTATATTGCAGATGCCGACCTGGAGGAACTGGCCAACGAGTTGCTGGAGCGGTACGAACGGGAAGTGGCCCCTATCTTCCGGCCGCCGGCGCCCGTGGAAGAAATTGCCGATTTTTTGCTGGAGTTGAACCTGGAATGGCTGGATATTGCCGACACAGAAACAGAGCCGATTCTGGCCTACCTTGACCCCGCCACTAAAACCATCCGGTTCAACGAGCGGCGGCTGGCCTATTTTGAACAATATCCGGGCACCTACCAATTTACCCTGGCCCACGAGATTGGCCACTACCAACTGCATTTGTTGCTGGAGCCGGTGCCGGCTAATCCGGTTTACGTGTATCGCTTTCAGGGTACGCCTAAAGACCGGCGAGAATGGCAGGCCGAACGATTTGCCAGTTACCTGCTGCTGCCGGCGTCGCTGCTATTGCCGGCCATTGCCAAAATGGACTTGTGCCGCTGGTCTACCTTGTACCAATTGCGCGACCAGTTTGAGGTATCGGTTACTGCGCTCAAAATCCGGCTGGAGGAACTGGGCTACGTCTACGCGGCCCCAAACGGACGGCTTTATCCCAACCGCAGCGCCGCCCTCAGCGACCAGCGGCAGGCGCTGCGCCACCTTATGAGCCAGGGACAACTCTACCACAGCCTGGGGCAAGTGGCCCAAACCAAAATGCTCTACACCCAGGCCCTGCACCTGGCCCGCGAATTCGGCTATCGGCGCGAGGCAGCGGCCCTGGCCGGGCAGTTGGCGCAATTGGCCGGTACGGACCCGGCCTGAGCCACCCTAATCCCAAACTGCGCAGCACACAAACGTAAAGTAGCCCCTCCCCAGCCCATCATTGATTCCAAAATGTTCAATTTTTTTGACTTGACAAGTCAACTCAAGTATGTTATACTGCCTAGCAGTTGTCATAAATAAGGCAACTATTTTTTTGAGACGAAACTTGAGTTGATAAGTCAACACAAATTAGTCATATCGGGCCGGAACGGGGAACCGGCAAACACAGGAGGACGCTGATGAACATCCAAATCCGGCAGATCAAGGGAGACCTGGTGGAATTGCTTTTTAATCCCAAGGAGGTGGACTTGCGAGTGGGCGAAAACCTGACCCTGCGCGAGAACGGGAGCGACCGGGGTTTGATTGTGCAAATTATCGAGTTCCGCACCGTCACTTATCCCTCGCTGCTCACCGAGATGATGGAACTGCTGGCCGAAGGGCCGCCAGTGCTGGGCCTGAGCTTGCCCCCCTCCCTTCCCGGCTCCGACAGCTTACCGGAGACGAGTAATCTAAAACTGGCTATCGCCAAGATCAGGAAAGTGGTGACATGGCGCAATCCGGCATTGCAACTGCAAATGGCCCTGAACCTGGCCTGAACGGCGATCTGAACCGCTGGGAAGAGTGGGATGGCTGGATTCCCACCCGCGACGTGGTGGTCGCCCGCACCAGCGATGAGGAGATCTTTCGGCACGCCACCCGCACCCGGGGCCATCCCCTCTGCCTGGGCCAGGCCCTGACCGGCCAAAGGTTTTACGTGGAAGGGCAGGACCTGGAAAAAGTGAACGTGGTCACCGGCGTTAAGGGCAGCGGCAAAAGCCACCTGGCCAAGGTTATTCTGCTGCAACTGATTGCCCGGGGCGCGCCCTGCATTGTCTTTGACATCAACCGAGAATATATCCACCTGCCCCCGGTGCAAACCGATCCCGAAACCGGCCGGGTAACCCGGCGCGGGGTTATTCACCTGGAGGCCGGGGGCAATTTTAGATTGGGCGTGCGCCAGTTTGGTCTGCCTCCCCTGCTTACGCTGCTGCAACGTTTTGGCCTGCCCGAGGTGTCGGCCTTGTATTTTGAAAACCGGCTGGCCCGTTTGTGGGCCGAGGCCGAGGCCCTGGAAGCGCAGCATGGCCAGGCCCCTTACGTGGGGTTGGAGCAGCTCATCCAGATGGCCGAACAAAACGAGTTCGGTAGCGGCTCCAACGCCCTGGTAGTGAACCAGGCCATTCGCTCGCGGCTGGACGCCTTAAAAAACACGCGCATCTTTGCCCGCACGGTGCAAGAGGCCGCTTCGCTGCGGGAGTCGTACCGTAAAATCCGCAATGGCGGAGCTTTGTTGATTGACGTGTCGGCCCTCTCAAACCTGGCCCGCGAAGGCTTTGTGCAGGCCATCATCGAACTGGTCAAAGGGTTGTGCGAGTGGGAAATTGAACAGGGCACAAACCGTTTTCCCTTTATCTTTTTTGAAGAAGCGCACCTGTATGTTTCCCGCCAGAGCATTGACTACATTGTTACCCGCGCCCGCCACCTGGGCATCACCAGTTTTTTTGTGACCAACATGATCCACGGCCTGGACGAGACCATTCTGCGCCAGGCCGACAACCTGTTTTTGCTGCGCATCCCCTTTGACGACGACGTGCGCCATGTATCGCGGGGCGCGGCCACCGATTACGAAACCATGGCCGCCTTTGTCCGCCGCCTGCGCCAGCATCACGCCCTGGCCATTGGCCAGGCCACCTCCCACTATCCCCTGATGTTCAAGGTAGACCCGCTGGCGGGCATCAATACGGCGGGCGAAACGCGCTATTTTTTCAGAAACGGAAAATGAGAGGGTGAGCTATGCCCAAAAGAGTTCTCATTAACTGCGTTCACCCCCAAGGATGAAAACTGGTAGGGACAGAATAAATATTCTGTCGCTACAAAAATTATTTACAGGAGCAGACGATGAAAAAGATAAAAGGGGCCGCCGGTTACGTGATGGACTGGTTACAGGCGGACAAGCCGGGCAAAAGCGACGAACCGTACATCAAACCATCCTCCCTGGCCAAGGGCTGTTTGCGCTACGTGGCCTATGAGTTGCTGGGCAAACCCAAGCCACTTTTGGAGGCGCGGGTGGGACGTATTTTGTCGGTGGGCACCGACAGCCACCGCCGTTTGCAGCGCGGCTTGAGCCGGGCCTGTTTGGGGCAGGAGGTCTTTTTTGAGGTGCCCGAGTACCGCATCCACGGCTTTTGCGACGGCCTGTTGTACATTCCCCCGGCCAAAGCAACCGGTGAAACAATGGCCGGTTTTTGGGCCTTGGAGTTCAAAACAACCGCCGCCGGCGAGTTTGATAAACTCAAAGTGGCCAAAATGCCTAAAGAGGAACACGTCCGCCAGGCTCAAATTTACCTGTGGGGTCTGGACACTTATTACCAGGGCGCAATTCCCCTGCAAGGGGCGATCATTTATTACGAAAACCGGGACACCCTGGAACACCTGGCCCTGGAAGTATTGCCCAACCCGGAGATGATGGCCGACCTGCTGGCGCGGGTGAAGGCCATGCTGGAGGGGCTGGCCGGGGATTCCCTGCCCGACGACGTTTTGCCGCCCGACCACTGGGCGCACGGCTATTGCCCGTATCTGGAAATCTGCGAGCCGGGACAACAAGCCCTGGCCTGGCAAGCCGCGCAGCCCAAAACCCTGCCCGATAAAGTAGTGGCCGACATTATTGCCAAACGCATTGTGGCCAAAAAAGGGGCAGAAAAGATGACGGGCAAAAAGAAGCCGGGCAGCCGCTCCCTGGCTGAGTTGGCCCAAGACCTGGCCTGGGAATAAAAAGGAATTCAGGCGGGTTCGGTTTTTGAGCATTCGCTCCGCACTCTAATTCAGGGATTTTTTTGGACATCCACCCTCTTTCGTGCTATCATACCCTCCCTGATGAAACGTTATTTACTATACTTTGAACCTGATCTTGCCGCTAAGGTAGCGCTGTTACTCCTGGCGGCAGTTTTAATGACCGCATGTAACCAACCACCGCCCACCGCGGTTGGCCTCATGACCACCTCTATCCCTACCCAAACCTACAGCCCAAGCCCGCTTCCTACCGGCACAG includes the following:
- a CDS encoding ATP-binding cassette domain-containing protein, yielding MSNIVLQTKDLTKHYGSLTAVKNLTLEVYEGEVFGFLGPNGAGKTTSINMMCGLLRPDTGQVTIRGQAVANGSDEIRARVGVCPQDIVLWERLTCLEQLQFIGQMYGLSGHHARHRGEQLLAELDLSA
- a CDS encoding ABC transporter permease → MKILSIAKKSLLELWREPLLLGLLLFFPVVLVGFYYLAFGHTEGGLAAYLDVLVANNDAGTTLPNQSTWQAGNELLDVIQAAEFEDQPIFDVAVVADPHSAEITLRERKAAMLVVIPPNFSQALVEGMAGTGPVSPAAVALVGDPNNGNFMFARSFMEGLVRQYTLQTMQWSDEHFAVNYEFLPGTGTMSDFDFGVAGIIIFGIAFVVITTATVLVRENVQGTLPRLRLTRARAGDLLIGVTLGQMAVIVVQMLLTFGAARVLGFQNNGSLLLVIIIGLLFSLAAVGAGLLVACFARNDGEVANLGSAVLVPLVFLSGALFPMPKAPLFTIGGRTIEAYDILPATHTAAAMRKVLIFGDGLADIGYELVMMTVLSALILIVGIVMYQRLQLRKG
- a CDS encoding TetR/AcrR family transcriptional regulator, whose amino-acid sequence is MTLSDWPQIHTHILQFEQEGLVTRTFRRLDPDRQQAILVAILDEAIEKGPTSLNIKQVAERAGVAVGSLYAYFGNRDGLLNFAVELCVRYMTDMFNYFGTYLEQMPLRESLAAYLTGGVEWSQTQAGLVHFFVRAAYHGDPVMAERVVRPIANTMRQMMHNILARAVERGEIRADVDLAATARVINALMIAVGDSQIMPYLNTYFQVTDDEVSPERLLEALLDFILRGISP
- a CDS encoding deoxynucleoside kinase codes for the protein MIFLEGNIGAGKTTLGRTISVSGAFDFSEEPTAMWREGFASNMLDLFYRDSKRWGFTFQMCALLTRAKTWREVSLLNNHHRIILERSIFCDRFVFAENGYRTGLFSLAEYQLYCDMWAFMVSLASVEPNLIIYLRTPAEVCLQRIQARGREEESGISLEYLAQLERLHDEWLLDNPKTVVLDGERRWTTEEVLAAMQGVISSEKVGSA
- a CDS encoding Rdx family protein; amino-acid sequence: MAASLAAEIQHRFGLQAELIAGHNGIYEIAVNDKLVYTNQACTHPLVEEEVLAEISRYQPPLSWPSLAQDTTTFKGDAPFCRWSPPA
- a CDS encoding cellulase family glycosylhydrolase; its protein translation is MQNNLGKLLSLMFVLTILAPGLIMLLVGCGLEEVEATPTMPLQPAATSEPTITPVPLPTGPAIDKWSLWAGGTQLRGANIWQRVVVPWVDGDEFLGNDHVGPPFVQEDFDRLAALGANYVNISGPGLFTEKPPYVLDEAVQAHLDHLLEMAAQADLFVVITARTGPGRSDFTFYWDESADWGDASLLNDDVWLKQDAQDAWVKMWRHTAEHYRDNPIVVGYDLMCEPNGPGRLLDIWNGEDFYSAYAGTLYDWNQFYPRIAQAIRQVDPDTPILISPMGWGSVRWLPFLEPVDDPRTVYMVHQYEPQEQYTHQEPPASNTYPGSFDLNWDEAPDVFDRAWLDGYLSIIDDFKARTGAPVAVNEFGVMRWAPGAADFMRDSMDLFEQRGMNHAFWAWNPLWPPYSHIDDMNYLRGPDPDNHTDLTTNDILDVITNNWARNTVRPSTPAE
- a CDS encoding amidohydrolase, with the protein product MYDLMIHNCHALLITDEGRVEVQRNQDIIVDEGKIVAIQSSTDSEVAGQSHEVIEANQMLAMPGLINTHAHVPMVIFRGLAEDVSIERWFNEFMWPLESNLTEEDVYWGMLLGLVEMIEGGVTTVADHYFFMGRAAQAVEHAGTRAALGWAVFADRGYAALDETAAFAERWHGQADGRITTWMAPHAPYTCDDDFLKAAAAHARRLGVGIHIHAAEEIGQTRASLDKRGITPIKVLKETGILELPTIIAHGCGILPEDIDLLRPYANHVGVAHCPKTYLKLGMGLTPIAGLREAGIAVGLGTDGAVSNNTLDIFESLRLMAMLQKHEARDPEVMAIPQALDIATRGSAAVVGLADKIGQLAPGYLADIILVDMSGAHCQPLHSVTASLVYHTRASDVQTVIVNGQIIMRDRQILTLDKAQIISAVNQNMARLARRIPEKRIQVYNP
- a CDS encoding glycoside hydrolase family 3 protein, with translation MTYLNSSKEFLARSLSRREFLRLVGPGLPALALLAGCGPLSSSSAPSEITPFPTLSLATPSPTVTPLLPSEEMLTPDLEFKIGQMLMVGFRGLAIDGEHFIAQDIRERHLGGVVLFSYDVPTRQPVRNIESPAQVKTLIASLQSFSATPLLVAVDQEGGLISRLNEQYGFPATVSHQYLGEVNNLATTYQQATAMAQTLAGVGVNLNLAPVVDLCINPANPIIAKYERCFSADPAIVTVHACQFIQAHHAQGVRCTLKHFPGHGSSREDSHRGLVDVTETWSRVELQPYAQLIKASLADAMMTAHVFNTNLDPEYPATLSRAAITGLLRQELGYEGVVISDDMQMGAIVNYYGFETAIEQALGAGVDVLAFANNSVYEEDVASRAMAVIKGLVQAGAISASRIDESYQRIQRLKRCCK